In the genome of Carassius carassius chromosome 12, fCarCar2.1, whole genome shotgun sequence, the window AACAGCACACTATTCAAGATGGGTAAATGGGTGCATAGAGCTCTAGGAAGAAAATGGTCATTGTGTAAATCTGCCTCCTTATTTCAAAATCCAACGTTGACCAGGTATGAGATCCACCATGCTGGGCAGCTCTTCTCTTTTGAGAGCTTCACAAGACTTTCCATGTAGCCGTACCTTTGTTGTGTTAATGTTCACTGATGCCTGGCTTGAAGAGGAGTGATTAACCTGCTTTCTAGACAACAGGAGTCTACTTAATTTGCCTACAGTCATTGGCCCTTTCATCTGGGCTGTTAGGGGGCTCCTTCCACCTTCAACTCCATCTCTtccctaaaactaaaaaaaagtgtcttgagAGTCATGACCGCTTTTACCTACAAGTTGCACAGAGAAGTGCTTGTGTCTGACAATAATTGCCATTGTTTACAGATTTTCCATGTTATCATGCAAGTGTGCAGCAGTGAAGCACTGTGTCTCTGTCTTTGCCAGGACAGCAGTGAGGGGAGGGAGGACTTCCAGCCAGATGAGGTAGCGCAGTGGTGGGGTGAATGGAGCAGCTGGTCCACCTGTTCCCGTACCTGCGGAGGAGGAGTGCGCTCTCAAGAGCGTCACTGTCTGCAACAGAGGTAAACCGCTGCTACACAACCCGGGAAAAAATGACCCTCTGATTCTGTATTAATCAGAAGTGACAGGTCTGATGCTTTGTGCACGGTTCTGCACTATGGGTTGAGAGCTGTCAATTTGACACTGGtctgaacccacttttcacactGGGTTATGTCACTCACAATCAACTTTTAGGTcacaaattaatttaatgtgGGATTATTTGGCCTTGAATCCTCAGTCTCTTTCACATTTTtactttgattgattgattttttgttttgtttttgtttttttaccaaaatttggtctgcaactttttttttaatgtattattattattattttttatgtcataTATTTAATCAtgaattagtttattattttggtctatcCATTAAAGACAAATCATTTATAGATCAACGTTTCCCTCCTCAGTCTATACCAGAGCACGTACTATCCCAAGTGGACCCTCACATGAGAAAGGGGGGGAGTGAGAGGGAATTCCCTTGACTAATATCCTCCAGAGCACCCAGAGGAATGTCATGTGGAATGAACATCAGTCCACTGGCCCACATGACACAGGGAATTCTGCTCAGAATGacaaacatatttataaaatgGCTTTTAGCGCAAATGGTCAAACGTTTAGGGGAGATTCCACTGGAGATAAGGGCCCTAGCTGAACCACTCCAGCTGGCTCCCATTAACACTTCCCAGTATGGTGGAGGCAGCGAAAGGTGTGTGCGTGGGGCCCGGGGGAGGGGACAGAGAGAGCCAGACAGATCAGAAGAATCAAGTATGGAAACGTTTAGAGGGATCCCAGTGGCATATGCTGTGGATATGGATGCTGGTTACCAGTATGGGATGCTGAATTATTCCTGTTCACAGTTAATTAGTTTAGTacctaaaactatataaaaaaatgtaaagtggaATTAATCTGAAAACAATTATAaaactaaacaacaaaaaaaaaaaaaagaaatatttattttatattaacatataaaaacattttatattaatattattatttattttttttgcatgttgagatgcctaaattcacttgtagcatttaaaatgactgattcacatttttagtgatttattgaatttaatttatttatactattATTTAAAGACAAAATAGAATTTAATATTGGCTATGTGTTGGTGGTTCActataacagtaaaataaaaatgagctcATGCATTTGTAGAATTTTTAATTGAATGTCTCATCAAAATGTGGAGGACTTATATACAGATGACATGTTTTCAGACTGACGTCGACCCAAAACATCAACAGTTCGTTTTGCACGGGACCGTCCAAACAGTATCAGCTGTGTACAAATCAGGTATGTCCTAAAGTTTATGAGATCTTTATAAAGATGGTTGTGTATAATTAAAGGATGATCCATAATAATGTGACTGTGTTACTGTGTGGAATACTCCATCCAAGCCAACTGGCATAACTGTGCATTTTTACACATGTTGGCTTGAAGCTCTAATATCTGCAGGCTGTTTGCCCTGCTGCCTGGCTCTCGAGCTGTGTCTTTATTGTTGTCTGGATGTTTGCCTAGCCGTGCCCAAACAGCAGAATCAGCTTCAAACAGCACCAGTGCTCTCAGTTCAATGCCAAAGCCTTCGGCAGGAAGCACTATGAGTGGGTTCCACTTTATCCAGGTAAAAAAACATCCCTCAGTGTTTTCTTTTtccacctctctttctctcttttttttaaattgctttagtgttttgagttaatttgcTCTCTTTCCTAGTTTTTCAGCCTTTTAGTGTTCTAGACTCTTTGAATTTCTTGTCTTGGCCCCTGGCCAGCTCTATTATAGCTCACAGATGCCCCTTTAGGTTTATTTCCTCAGCCCATAGTCCCCCATGCACAAAAGAGGCCTCTCAACGCCACGAAGACCTATTATCTCTAGAGGAATTCTCTAAAGCCAAGATCATAATGATGTTTTGCTGATGTCATCTCTTGTTCAGATGATTACATCAACATCTCCAATAAGCCATGTGACCTCCAGTGCACCACAACCACAGGAGAACGGCAGCTGTTGGTGCCTGCCCATGACGGGACGTTCTGCAGGGACCGGATCTACCAGGGTGTTTGCATCGAGGGCCAGTGTCAGGTGTGTCAGAATAATATTTGGTGAAAGATTATTCCAAGCTTCAATCAGTCAAGGTCCTGTAAGGTGAGAAGCTTACATTAATGCTAAATGTAGGTTGCTTGACATTCTAgccaaaacagtttttaattgaCAAACGCTTTATTGGTTGATGCCCCAAAAAATCAAGAATCGTCATCAAAATGTAttcttgtaaatgtaaatgttcttttcaaaatgtatatagAAACATGGAATCTGTTTAAGCTGAAatgtatatattgtaaaaaatgtgttttgagcTTTGAGAAGGTTATTCGATTATTACTGTTTTGAAAGATTAATtaggtaatctaaatgtaataacAGAGGAAATgcgaattaataattaaatatcttCTAAATATGAGGTGCTGTATGGGTAAGTGTACTCTAATGGGACAGAAATCAGTTCTTTGGGGACCTGTGTTTGTGAGATTATGCTCAGCGCTAACTGTTCTACTCTCTTGGTTGCAGGTGGTAGGGTGTGATGGGAAATTGTATTCCAGTAAAACCATAGACAAATGTGGAGTCTGTGGTGGAAACGGAGGTTCTTGTTATCGTGTCTCAGGATCTTACCGGAAAGGGATCACACAGTTAGGTATACGTTATGTTAGCATTAAGGGGTTGAAAGAAACATCTCTGGCCAAATTTGTTGCTTTTTATCcatgtattttataaatgaaagggattgttcagccaaaaatgaaaattctgtcattaagttcgtacccccatgtcattccaaacctgcacaACTTACTTTGCTCTTAAGAACATAAAAGAATATATTCTGAGGAGTGTTGGTAATTGACATCTTTAATACTTTTCGACATTCAGTGGAAGCCATTGGGAAtcgaaactgtttggttaccaacattattcaaaatatattattttgcattCCACAGAACAAATTATTAAGTTATAAATGTTTGGAACGATATCAGAGTGAGTcagtaatgacaaaatgttcatttttagctgaactatcactttaacaaAGATGTCTCATTTGATAACTATTACacacaaatattatgtaaaaacaattaaacttaacaaatggtttaaaatgtattaatttgtcCTTGTGTCCTAGGTTATGTGTTCATAACCAATATACCAGTTGGTGCTACTGATATCCAAATCATAGAGCGGCggaaaactgaaaatatcttgGGTAAGAGTTTCTTGGGTTAATCTGTCAAAATTCAATTGGgcacagagaagagagagagagagaaacgatTAAATGTAACTTTCATAATTTTCTAGCTCTGTCTGATGAAGCTGGTCACTTCTTCTTCAATGGGAACAGTGTGATTGACAATCCACAGAACTTCCATGTTGCTGGGACAGTCTTTAAGTATAGGAGGCCAACTAACCTCTTCTCTGATGGCTTTGAGTACATCATGGCTCAGGGTCCCACCCTTCAGGCCCTGAATGTCATGGTAGGTATATAGGTATGTAAAATCATCATCTCATGTGTAAATATCTCAGCCAGCATGTAGTATGTAGTAtatattttcttgtcttttctaagcacctgttttctttttgtttagtaTTACAACCTCAATGGAAAGATGCCTCACATCACATATGAGTACACAGTTCCTCGAGCTCCTGAGCTGAGGGTAACACCTCCTATGACCTCTACACCTGAGCAACCTCAAATAAGCAACCTGATGTCAAAGACACCGGCAGAGCAGAAGGTTAACATGTCCTCTACGGAGCTGTCCTCCACTCATAATGAAATCGAGGCTCGTAAGGAGTATGGAAAGAAAGGCAATCAGAGCACTTCACTGGGACTTCAAGATAATGTGGAGGTGCATGTGGGCCATGAGGAGCTGTTGTGGGAACTTCAGGCCTCTGTAAACTTCAGTGAGCTGCCTGGTCTGGTATTGTTCAGACCTGCCAGTGAGGCTCTCCAGAACGAGCTAGATGCTGAAATGCACCATCTTGAGACACAAGGCAGTTTTGGTATGTAAGCTTTATTCATTGGCATTTCATGTTGCTTTCACACTACAGGTTTTGGTGCGGACAAGGGTTTGACTGACCATAAAGTTTATCTTTGTTTGATTtgtgtaaaagctgttttgcttggaaagtgcttttgttttttgtttttgtttttggaaaactgttctgttcaTGTGAACTACAGTATGGTTCATGATTGTTGTAAAAGCAGGAATATTTTGACAATATGAAACATGATTTCAGACTCAAGTAAATGTAGTGTGAAAAGCAAAGTGTGAAAGCAACTTGTATTACAGTTTATTACAGATGTAGCTACAGATATAAAAATCAGTTAATATTAGCTTTACTGTAAACTAGCATTGAAGGGTTtattaaaaatatgctttttttactgtaaataatatataagtatgaaaaatatttttattattacacttACATACACTACCAGTTTGggttcagaaaaacaaaaaaagtatcttgtgctcaccaagtgtgcaataaaaaactgtaatattgtaaaatatgaatacaattaaaaataacagttttttttttaattttatatatattttaaaaaaattactcctGTGTTGGCtaaaatgaattttcagcagcttttACTCCATTCTTTAGTGTCatatgacccttcagaaatcagtataatttggtgctcatcttttttttttttatcaattttgaaaacttttttgtttcttaaaattGTTGTGGAAAACATCACAGTTTTTTTTCAGTCTTCTTTGGtgtatataaagtttaaaagaacagcatttatttgaatttggaaTCTTTtacacatagttttttttttaaaactttttttttaaaactgttaatTTCCATTAGATTTctattaaaactgttaaaatctaatcaaattttaccaacctcaaacttttgaatggtagagtatATGTTGTTACATGTAGAGTACATTCTATAAAAgccattttttttgtattaagttACTGTATACTGTACAGAAATTATATACTTTAAAGGAAAGCTAATCTTGGCTAAGATGTCatgtattgattgattgatttcacatttaaacatgctttGCTGTTGTCTAGGCCCTGATTCCAACCTGATTGATGGTGATTCATCTGTAAGTGACTCCAATGACACCTCTACACCGGTTCTGAAGGGTCTCTTCTATGATGGAGCATCATGGCCCTTAGGCTCCAGAAAGCCCTGTAAAGAAGGTTCTGCACTCATGGGCTGTGCCGTACACAAGCTCAACTCTTCACTGGACAACAGCCTGACACTGGAGATCTATCCGGGCAACCTGGACATCCACGGCCCAGATGGAGAGCATGCATTTGAGCCCAGGACTAATGACTCAACAAATCAACGGTCCAATCTTCTTCAGCTCCACCAGGTGGATGCAGTGCAGACCCCCCACAGTGAGAGGTCAGAAGGAGGCCATATGAGCAGATTGAGCCTTTAGATGAATGCTCTGACATATTTATTGACATGGTCTGGCTTGAGTTGTTATTAATGGAAATGTACACCAATCTTTCAAAACTTCACTGCATCCCTTCCACAGATGTGCTTGTTAGAAAAAGGTAGAAATATTTTCCTTTCCCAGCCTTCTGTTCTCAAAGGGAAAGTtaacatgaaataatgaaaaataaatgaaacttttattaaattatggATTTGCAGGAACTTTGGGGATTTACATTTTCTGCTATAGTAACTGTACTGATGATAATGTGGTTCAATGAATCAAATTCCTGTTTAGACTTAAGCAAACATACAAAGTGTTAAAGCACCAGAGTGCGTGAATTCAAGGTCTGAGTTATAAGTGCACTTGTTTTAGTCGATTTACTTTAACATAACAagctttcatttgttttatattaataatttttttttttttttagctttatttggACATTTTGAATCGAGACAGgaatcattttgaaaaaaaaaagagagtagaACAGAACTGGGAAAGGACCACAAGTCAACTCCAATTTTACCTTATTCAGTTAAACGGCATTTGAACTCTTGTGGCAATTTCTTAGGTGTATATTTAGTCTTGTcataattaaagctgcagtccgtaactttttgtgttcaaaatgaacaaaatctatataataagtgagtacatcatgaatccattttcgATACCTTGTTTCTAGCTTATCCTGAATCACTACGGTAGACCTATACGTTTTTATATTTCTGATTATTTCAGACTGGTACTGGTGGAACTGCTGCGGAGTAGCCCAGTACCTGCGTGATTTGTCatacacataaacagagagaagtagatccggctacaatgttcttccacaaGACGCAcgcagttccctttcagtcggtcacgttcgacgttacgaatgggatctcgcctgagagcccaatcaccttcgagtagtacaaaacgagccaatggtacacaaagtatttttgtctgcggaatttgcatcgcgagctccgccccgcagagcgggtatataaggagcaacgcgagcaactcgcattcaagctttcgcttcggagccgagcacatcgcttgctgctttcaccggagtgctgcaagagtcactggtgttggtgtgacggcgcgattcagcggttcgtctgggtttcctgcgacagctccagcgttcccctgagcgcttcaacacggCTAAAAGAGAAATTTCTCTCACAAAAGAGATAtgggccgatttgcgtctttttaaagatgtcatttcgcccgtgtgtttctgggtgcggtcgatatatcgctcctcgtgacggtcacgatcgctgtgtcacgtgtttgggcttccagcacgctgagactgcgtccgtggatggctcatgttctcattgcggggacatgaccatctcggagttgagatcgagactcgattaccttaaaaggtatagagtcccctctgccacaccccgttctagctcttcttctcgtaagagggctacttcggctggtggccagggtgatctgagggttactgtgtgggcttccccgacgagcgaacctcctcgggccacacccccctcacatctcaggctcctgacatctcattcggggctcgcgaagaggaccgtatgtcgatcgccgcatcacaaggcgggcttgagtcctcgggagatgaggattcggctgcgttgcctccctcgggagtacCAGCGTTGTCCGAGctgatcccgagctgacggccgtgctttcccgggcagcggagagcatcgggcttgagtggaaccctccaccctgtcctgagcgctcgaggctggatgattggttcctgggggctgc includes:
- the LOC132155062 gene encoding ADAMTS-like protein 2 isoform X2, translating into MLSSEGREDFQPDEVAQWWGEWSSWSTCSRTCGGGVRSQERHCLQQRLTSTQNINSSFCTGPSKQYQLCTNQPCPNSRISFKQHQCSQFNAKAFGRKHYEWVPLYPDDYINISNKPCDLQCTTTTGERQLLVPAHDGTFCRDRIYQGVCIEGQCQVVGCDGKLYSSKTIDKCGVCGGNGGSCYRVSGSYRKGITQLGYVFITNIPVGATDIQIIERRKTENILALSDEAGHFFFNGNSVIDNPQNFHVAGTVFKYRRPTNLFSDGFEYIMAQGPTLQALNVMYYNLNGKMPHITYEYTVPRAPELRVTPPMTSTPEQPQISNLMSKTPAEQKVNMSSTELSSTHNEIEARKEYGKKGNQSTSLGLQDNVEVHVGHEELLWELQASVNFSELPGLVLFRPASEALQNELDAEMHHLETQGSFGPDSNLIDGDSSVSDSNDTSTPVLKGLFYDGASWPLGSRKPCKEGSALMGCAVHKLNSSLDNSLTLEIYPGNLDIHGPDGEHAFEPRTNDSTNQRSNLLQLHQVDAVQTPHSESNEFEVESLDHDISMSDIYRWKVSAYGPCSSTCTTGISTSYALCVKYDGSEVDESYCDALTRPHPTHEFCTGKECLPRWETSRWSECSRTCGEGFQFRTVRCWKMMAPGFDSSVYDELCLAVELQKPITRKACKSKSCGPQWEISDWSECSARCGSRGVRRREVRCSMEASLCNESTRPVNQRECEGPPCDRRWTVSDWGPCSGPCGEGRMRRYVMCKNSSGKVISDGQCDPELKPLAVHPCGAKNCPAHWMEQEWEQCNATCGRGVKTRQVVCAGLEGGVYKEYPERMCNRALRPVDSAACFERPCVKWFTTSWSQCSKTCGIGVRVREVKCYQGEELGHSCDSTLRPEARQSCEVQPCTTTDPPAQDACQDKVTANCALVLRVKLCTHWYYRKACCLSCRNKSQ
- the LOC132155062 gene encoding ADAMTS-like protein 2 isoform X1, which translates into the protein MYCLWTARLGHIVLHYFVLHLWIINTATGANVKDSSEGREDFQPDEVAQWWGEWSSWSTCSRTCGGGVRSQERHCLQQRLTSTQNINSSFCTGPSKQYQLCTNQPCPNSRISFKQHQCSQFNAKAFGRKHYEWVPLYPDDYINISNKPCDLQCTTTTGERQLLVPAHDGTFCRDRIYQGVCIEGQCQVVGCDGKLYSSKTIDKCGVCGGNGGSCYRVSGSYRKGITQLGYVFITNIPVGATDIQIIERRKTENILALSDEAGHFFFNGNSVIDNPQNFHVAGTVFKYRRPTNLFSDGFEYIMAQGPTLQALNVMYYNLNGKMPHITYEYTVPRAPELRVTPPMTSTPEQPQISNLMSKTPAEQKVNMSSTELSSTHNEIEARKEYGKKGNQSTSLGLQDNVEVHVGHEELLWELQASVNFSELPGLVLFRPASEALQNELDAEMHHLETQGSFGPDSNLIDGDSSVSDSNDTSTPVLKGLFYDGASWPLGSRKPCKEGSALMGCAVHKLNSSLDNSLTLEIYPGNLDIHGPDGEHAFEPRTNDSTNQRSNLLQLHQVDAVQTPHSESNEFEVESLDHDISMSDIYRWKVSAYGPCSSTCTTGISTSYALCVKYDGSEVDESYCDALTRPHPTHEFCTGKECLPRWETSRWSECSRTCGEGFQFRTVRCWKMMAPGFDSSVYDELCLAVELQKPITRKACKSKSCGPQWEISDWSECSARCGSRGVRRREVRCSMEASLCNESTRPVNQRECEGPPCDRRWTVSDWGPCSGPCGEGRMRRYVMCKNSSGKVISDGQCDPELKPLAVHPCGAKNCPAHWMEQEWEQCNATCGRGVKTRQVVCAGLEGGVYKEYPERMCNRALRPVDSAACFERPCVKWFTTSWSQCSKTCGIGVRVREVKCYQGEELGHSCDSTLRPEARQSCEVQPCTTTDPPAQDACQDKVTANCALVLRVKLCTHWYYRKACCLSCRNKSQ